Proteins encoded in a region of the Salmo trutta chromosome 34, fSalTru1.1, whole genome shotgun sequence genome:
- the LOC115174044 gene encoding src-like-adapter: MGNVMRGVENRNKTNTNCHDSAIKGEDDTLVVLHDYPFPDISEPIFKMGEKLRVLSQEGNWWRVRSGQSGRENYIPNNYVAKVYHGWLFEGVARQKAEELLRLPGNRVGSFMIRESTQQRGVYSMSVKHRSIKHYKIYRLENNGWYYISPRLTFQCLEEMVNHYCDSADGLCCVLTGPCLCGTANLLDTTTQPPPVVMRHNNFDWKKVDRKDLISAGAPQGQQNRDTMVSYGVRNSIASYLSLAGAPGPRQQQKNHKKKNKSVYVTSHSLSHMDLEEDYDT, encoded by the exons ATGGGGAATGTGATGAGGGGTGTGGAAAATaggaacaaaacaaatacaaactgCCATGACAGCGCAATAAAGG GAGAAGACGACACACTTGTTGTTCTCCATGACTATCCTTTTCCAGACATCAGTGAGCCGATCTTCAAGATGGGAGAGAAGCTGAGGGTCTTGTCTCA GGAAGGTAACTGGTGGAGAGTCCGGTCTGGCCAATCAGGAAGGGAGAACTACATCCCTAATAACTATGTTGCCAAAGTCTACCATGG ATGGTTGTTTGAGGGAGTGGCGAGGCAGAAGGCTGAGGAACTACTTCGCCTCCCTGGAAACAGAGTGGGATCCTTCATGATCAGAGAGAGCACACAGCAGAGAG GTGTCTACTCCATGTCTGTAAAGCACAGATCCATCAAGCACTATAAAATCTATCGCTTGGAGAACAACGGCTGGTACTATATCTCTCCTCGTCTGACATTCCAGTGCCTGGAAGAGATGGTCAACCACTACTGTG ACTCTGCAGATGGGCTGTGCTGTGTTCTCACTGGCCCGTGTCTGTGTGGGACCGCCAACCTCCTCGACACCACCACTCAGCCACCCCCTGTAGTGATGCGCCACAATAACTTTGACTGGAAGAAAGTAGACAG GAAAGATCTGATCAGTGCAGGGGCTCCCCAGGGGCAGCAGAACAGGGACACCATGGTGAGCTATGGAGTCAGGAACAGCATCGCCTCTTACCTCTCTCTTGCCGGGGCTCCGGGCCCTAGACAGCAGCAGAAGAACCACAAGAAGAAGAATAAATCCGTCTACGTCACCTCCCACAGTCTCAGCCATATGGACCTGGAGGAGGACTATGATACGTAG